The DNA region AAGGTATGATGTGGAGAGCAACAAACGAGTTTGGAAGTTTAGCTTATACATTTATTGATACTGTTAATGCGCTTAAACCATATTTCTGGATTAGAGCAGTTGGTGGATTTTTATATTTGTTAGGCTTTTTCATGTTTGCATATAATATGTTTAAAACATTTAGCTCAGGTAGAGTGCTTGAAAAAGAACCACAAAGCACATCTCCAATGGCAGCTTAAAAAAGGAGGATAATATGTTTAGTTGGTTAGAAAAAAATCCATTCTTTTTTGCGGTTTTTCTATTTATAGTAATAGCCTACGCAGGTGTTGTGGAAATTTTGCCAAGTTTTGCCGATAGCGCAAGACCTTTAAAGGATACTAAGCCTTACAGTGTTTTAGAGCTTTCAGGTCGTCAAATTTACATAGCAAATAGCTGTAATGCATGTCACTCACAGCTTATAAGACCGTTTAAATCAGAAACAGATAGATACGGTGCTTATTCAAAAAGTGGTGAATATGCTTATGATAGACCATTTTTATGGGGATCAAAAAGAACAGGACCTGATCTTTGGAGGATGAATAAAACTACAAAATGGCATGAGCGTCATATGAAAGATCCTTTATCAGTGATTCCAGGCTCAATTATGCCTAATTATAAATTTATGTTTAAGAAAAATGCTGATATTGAGACAGCTTATGCTGAAGCTTTAACGGTCAAAAAAGCTTTCAATGTTCCTTATGATCAAAAGGGTATGCCAAAACTTGGTACTTGGGAAGAAGCACAAGCACTTGTTATGGAAGAGGCAAAAGTTGTAGTTGATCAAATGGAAGATGAAGAGGTTAAAAGTGCTTTTGAGCGTGGTGAAATAAAACAAATTGTAGCTCTTATAGCATATTTAAATAGCTTAAAATAAGGAAAAAAGATGAGTATAGAAACTATGAGAACACTTCAAGCTTATGGATATGTTGTTTTAATAATATCCTTGTGCATAGGGCTTTATGCTTATTTTTTCCATCTTAGAAGATCGGAAAAAACAGGTAGAAGAAACTATGAAAAATATGGAAATTTAGCCCTTAATGATAGTATTGATGATGAGATTATAGAAACTAACTCATCAAAAGATAATGAATGCAAAAAAGGAGCTAAAAAATGAAATGGTTTAACTTAGAAGATAATGTAAATCTACTCTCTATAATAGCTGCTATTGTTTTGGTTGTTGCAACTATTGCTGTTGTTGGGCTTTATGTTCGCAAGATGAAAACAGAAAAAAGTAGTGGAGAGTTGAAAGAAGGCGTTGAGTATGATGGTATAAAGGAATATAAAAATCCTTTACCAATAGGCTGGGCTGTTACTTATATCCTAATGCTAGTTTGGGCTATATGGTACTTTTTATTTGGTTATCCACTAAACTCATACTCTCAAATTGGTGCTTATAATGAAGAAGTAAAAGCATATAATCAAAAATTTGAACAAACTTTTGCAAGTCCTGATAAAGATACTTTATTTGCTATGGGAAAAGGGATATTTTTGGTTGAGTGTTCTGCTTGCCATGGAATTACAGGTGATGGTGTTAATGGCGTGGCAACAGATCTTACGATTTGGGGTTCTGAAGCAGGTATTATAGATGTTATTAAAAAAGGTTCAAAAGGACTTAACTATCCTCTTGGAGAGATGACTGCAGACAATGTTACAGGCGATGATGTGATTTCAGTAGCTGCGTTTATGGCTAAAAATATATCAGCCTTGCATGATACTAAAAATCCAAACCGCGTAAGTCAAGGCAGTGAAAGCTGGATGATTTGTGCTGCTTGTCACGGTGAAGACGGTAAAGGCATGGAAGGAATGGCGCCTGATCTTACCAAATACGGCTCAGCTGATTTCGTGGTTGATGTATTAAATAAAGGAAAGCAAGGTTTCATAGGTGAAATGCCTGCATTTAATGACGGAAGACTAACCGATGTTCAAAAAAGAGCGGTTGGTGAGTATGTAATATCATTGTCAAAAGATAATTAGGAGAAAAGTCATGGAAAACGAAAATAAAAATAGAAATGTTTTTAGCATTCACGGAGTTACAGGTATGCTTATAGCCACAGTGTTACTTATCTCTATTCTTGTGATTTTGACTATACTTGGCATTAAAACGCAGCAAAAAGTAGCAAAAGAACCTTATGTTTTAAAAGATGTAAGTAGCGTTCCAATGAAAGCAAATATGAAAATTGCAAATGATGTTATGGAGGTTGAAAATGGCACAAAGTAACAACGGTTCATCAAAAATTTTTGAAATTATAATTTTAGTTGGGCTTATCATAACAGCCATAATAAGCGCGTGGGCGGTTTTAACGCCTAATAGTCTTTTTATCGGTTAAGGATAAAAGTGAAAAAATTAATAATAGGTGCAATTTTTTGCACCTTTTTTTTGAATAATTTATTTGCAAATAATAATGTAATTATTGAAAATGATGGAATTTTAGAAAGTATCACTACTTCTCAAATGCAACTTATTGGCGATGAGCTTTTTGAAAAAACAGGAGTTTTTTTAGGCGTTGCGGCTTTTAAAGACTTAAACGGCTCAAATATACATAAAATTTCAGATGAAATTTCAAAAAGTTTAAAATCTCCTTATGCTTTTATAATTATTTCTACAAATGATAAAAAAATCGACATTGTAACTGATGTGAATTTTGACAAAGACGCGGTTTTAAGCCCGTATCCCAACAAAGGAACAATTATCCCGCTTTTAGTATCTACAAAAAAAGGAAAAGATTCTTTTAATCCAGCACTTTTAAACGGTTATGCGGATTGCGCAGAAAAAATAGCAAAAGTATATAGTGTAAAGCTTGAAAATTCTTTTGGAAATACAAATAGAATAATTTTAGATCTTATAAGACTTTTTGTCTACGGATCGATAGTTTTGGTAATTGCAAGTAGATTTTATTATAAAAGGATAAAGAAACATGAAGAAAAATGATAAAAAAACATTTTGGCCTTATGGTATATTAATTGCATTTGCTTTAATTGTGATATCTTGTATAATCACCGTAATACTGGCGCTTAAAAACCCTGTTCATATTGATAATTACTATTTTGACACGATTGAAAATGTCGATAGAAATTATAATGAAATAGAAGCTTCACAAGAGAGATTTGATGAAAAATACAGCGTAAAACTCGTAAAAGACAGCTTTGATTTGCATGAAGATATAAATTTACAAATAAGCGTTTTGCCAAAAACACAAAATAGCGATAAATTGAATTTTAAACTTCTTATAACAAGACCCGAAACTTCAAAATTTGATATCTTGCCAAATGCTAAATTTAATGGAAATATTTTAGAGCTTGATAGCTTTAAAGTTCCAAAAGTTGGCAGATGGAGAGTGGATATAAAATTAAATGATGGAAAAGATACAGGATTTTATAGAATGGAATTTATTGCTTATGAGTCAAAATCTTAAAGTTTTTAGTAGCACAAGGCGTATTAAATCTTACATAGCTTCTCTTGATGATGGTAAAATCCCAAAAACTCTTTCAACAAATGAGTTTTTTAAAAAATCTATTTTTGTAAAAGACAAATTTCAAATTTCAGATATAAATAGACTTCTTTGCATGCAAAGAGCTGTTAAAAATACAAAAAAACTTGAAAAAGAGCTAAAAATAAGCTCTTTAAATTTCTTACAAAATAGTGATTATCTTTTCTCGTTTTTTAAAGAACTTACCATTACAAAAACTTCAATAAATGATCTTAAAAATAGTGATATTTATGCTCAGTATGATGAGCATTTAGATATTTTAGAAGATTTGCTAAATAACTATAAAGCTGAATTAAACTATAAAAATGCCTATGATGATATAACAGTTTGTGATGATTATGAGATAAATTTAGAATTTATAAAAAGCTTTAATAGTATTGAGATTTATGTAGATGGAGTTTTGAGTGATTTTGAGCTTGATATTATAGATAAAATCAAAAATTTAACCTCCATAAAACTTATTTTAGAAGATAATGAGCTTGTTAGTAAAAAAATAATTAAAAAATTTATTGAAGAAATTCCTGATGATTTCAGTGATAAAATTTGTGAATTAGATTTATCAAATTTAAAGCTTAATTTAATTGAAAAAAATACAAACAAACCAGATGAAATTCTTCATC from Campylobacter ureolyticus includes:
- the ccoO gene encoding cytochrome-c oxidase, cbb3-type subunit II, producing MFSWLEKNPFFFAVFLFIVIAYAGVVEILPSFADSARPLKDTKPYSVLELSGRQIYIANSCNACHSQLIRPFKSETDRYGAYSKSGEYAYDRPFLWGSKRTGPDLWRMNKTTKWHERHMKDPLSVIPGSIMPNYKFMFKKNADIETAYAEALTVKKAFNVPYDQKGMPKLGTWEEAQALVMEEAKVVVDQMEDEEVKSAFERGEIKQIVALIAYLNSLK
- a CDS encoding cytochrome c oxidase, cbb3-type, CcoQ subunit, with amino-acid sequence MSIETMRTLQAYGYVVLIISLCIGLYAYFFHLRRSEKTGRRNYEKYGNLALNDSIDDEIIETNSSKDNECKKGAKK
- a CDS encoding c-type cytochrome — encoded protein: MKWFNLEDNVNLLSIIAAIVLVVATIAVVGLYVRKMKTEKSSGELKEGVEYDGIKEYKNPLPIGWAVTYILMLVWAIWYFLFGYPLNSYSQIGAYNEEVKAYNQKFEQTFASPDKDTLFAMGKGIFLVECSACHGITGDGVNGVATDLTIWGSEAGIIDVIKKGSKGLNYPLGEMTADNVTGDDVISVAAFMAKNISALHDTKNPNRVSQGSESWMICAACHGEDGKGMEGMAPDLTKYGSADFVVDVLNKGKQGFIGEMPAFNDGRLTDVQKRAVGEYVISLSKDN
- a CDS encoding DUF4006 family protein; protein product: MENENKNRNVFSIHGVTGMLIATVLLISILVILTILGIKTQQKVAKEPYVLKDVSSVPMKANMKIANDVMEVENGTK
- a CDS encoding FixH family protein; this encodes MKKNDKKTFWPYGILIAFALIVISCIITVILALKNPVHIDNYYFDTIENVDRNYNEIEASQERFDEKYSVKLVKDSFDLHEDINLQISVLPKTQNSDKLNFKLLITRPETSKFDILPNAKFNGNILELDSFKVPKVGRWRVDIKLNDGKDTGFYRMEFIAYESKS